The DNA segment GGCCCAGAGTTTGGGGCACATCAGTGGAGCACACTTGAACCCTGCGGTCAGTCTGGGCCTCCTGGTCAACTGCCAGATCAGTGCACTCAGATGTGTGTTCTACATTCTCGCTCAAATGCTTGGGGCAGTTGCAGCCAGCGCTATTGTGAATGGATATAAGCCTGGAGAATCTCTTGGCGTTAATGCGGTAAGCGGTTGCACTTGTCGTTTTGGTTTTCACGCAACATAAACCAGCACATTCAGTCTAATCAAGTCCAACTCCAGTTGGACTAATGTTGACTAATAGCTGTTGTCTTTTGCAGCTGAATGTCAGTGTAAGAGCAGGTTTTGCCATCGAGTTCTTTGCCACCCTTCAGCTGGTTCTGTGTATCATAGCAGTGACTGACAAGCGAAGGACTGATGTTACAGGCTCTGCACCCCTGGCTATTGGGCTGTCAGTGGGACTTGGGCATTTGACAGCTGTAAGTAAATCCCAATCAAAATCTGTGTATTTTTACATGAGGAGCCAGTCGGCTGATTGCGATCCATCGTCCTGATATCTGTCATCTTAGGAGGATCAGGCACACATGCATTAGTTTTATATAAAACTGTGCTAAGAGAAGAGCATTAAAGGGTGTTATTTAATATCAAGTTGAGGGTGAATAAAAGAGTGCCATTTAGATAAACAGCAACAATTTGTCAAAGAATGCCTGaacctttttcagtgtttaagcatcttgatcatttttaaaacagCTGTGTTGTTGTAAATCAAATATCCTGTACTGTGTTAGCGTTGGTGGGTGTCTACAGTTTCTCTCCGTTTACAATTGAAGATTTTCCCTACACTATGTTACACAATTCTGCAGAGTATTTCTACGTGCGTCAGGGTGGTGTGGCAGGGGTTCAGCGAGCGAGTTCAGCAAATCACAGTTTCAAAGGCGGCTACACAAGTGTCACATTGAGTCGAACACAAGTCAGCAACATGTGTCAAGTTTAATAAAAGTCTGGCAATAACCGTTTTAAAGAGTGTTTGCCTGGAAACATAACAGATGCAGATAAACAAGTCGGCGCCTTGGTTGCTGGTGCCAAAAGTAATTCAATGAAGCTTCTTGGGCTGTTAACAGCTTTCAATATCTTAGTGATTTACAACActgttaaaggaaaaaaaaaaagtttattccGGTCAATCCGGCACATCTAAAACTCAACTAGATTTTCTGTAGAGCTACTGCATTTTATAAACAGATATATGCAAGATTAGCCCCTGCAGTCGTCTTTGTGTATGGATAAGAAGTTCCCATCCcaaattataacataaattattccatcacatgaatttatttacttataaaagatatgctttgtttttacatttacagataagtTTCACTGGATGTGGCATCAACCCTGCTCGTTCCTTTGGGCCGGCTTTGATACTAGGCAAAATGAAAAACCACTGGGTAGCCGTTTATCAAAACGCTTTTATAtccaaaaaaaaagcagttcaCCTTATCCATTTCATTTTGTCAAAGGCAAAACTAATTTCTGCTTTCATTCCAGGTGTACTGGCTGGCACCGATGTGTGGCGGCATAGCGGCATCTCTTATCTATGATTTCCTTCTGTATCCACAAACACGCAACTTTCGTAGTCGCATTGGCATCCTGGTTCACGGTCCACAAGAAGAATATGTAGAGAGAATTGGAGAGGAAAACAATAGTCCGGGGCCAAGTCACTGGCCAAAACAGTGAACAATGTGAAATTTTAGCTTTTCTATctgtcagcatttttttttttaactatactTTAAAATGGCCATCAGTGTTATTCTTATTTTGCAGTGTCTCCACAATCACCTTTGTGTTCTATGTGTTGTTTGAACAATGAATCCTTTAATAAAGATGCTTTTTAGTcaagtttctctgtgttttcacaTTTCATATAGTTTTCTACTGGACAAAGTTCAAACTCAGGTCAGTGCATCCTCATTTGTTATATGTATTCACCAGTATAATGCAGTGTATGTTTACATCCCGCTGGCCtgtcagtgcttcctttacaatGCATCCCAATCTGTATACATTATTTAGGTTTTTGGCAACAATCCCAAAATCATCTCGTTGCACCCGTGAAACAACACAAGGATGTGGATCAGTTAATTGCGCATACATGCACGTTAAAATTCCACGCAGCGTGATTAGATAACGTGGCCATGATGAAGATTTCCTGTTTTGCCTGTGTCATAAGAATGTCCTTTCTCACATCCCATTTTTTATGGCTCGTAGATATTTGATGGTCCCCACACCCTGGGCTAATCATTGAATAACCATCATATGACTTTAAACCCCACAGGTGAATGTTTCCCAACAGGAACCCCGTAATGTGAGGGCAGTCAGCCAAGGTTGTATAAATATATGCGTGAGTTATTGTAAGCTTAAACACCAGTCTGGATAACTGCTGTGGTTGGATGCACATCTCCTCGTTTCTTGCTCCGTGTTGGATGATCATTAACAAAATGTCCCTGTCCCAAATAATTTTACAATGCCATGCGAAGCAGTAAAGGTCCGGCTATTGTGACAGCACTTGGCAGGTGAAAGCCATAATGGAAAATCACTATCATGACGATTACAAGACAACATGCTTAAAGCAGCATTATGCATGATTTCAATAAACTCAAATGCTGGCGTCACAAGCAAAGGGAAAATAGCTACACAAGCTGCAGAGCCTGCAAAAGTCATCATATCTCATTAGATTTAAATGCAAATACTGGAACAATCagattaaaatatttatctgtATTCAGTATAGGATCGATGGCCCTCCTCACTAGAAAGAGTAGCTAATGCTATTCTTCAGTGCAACCACGTTCGTTTTTCGTGAAGCTTGTATCGTGCATCAGTGGAAAACTCCCCTGATGGGTTTGTCTCCTTTATGTGACATGATGACACTTCttcccatttttcttttttatggtAAAATCTCAGAGGCTAGTCACATGACCACAGCTAGTCAAAAATCTCCTTCCTTTGTGTGCTTAACCTCGGGGGTCACAGCATTGTGTTTAGCcttttgttttgaagtttgtcCCCAACAACACGGACAAAGCTCTTTTTGTTGCCCCTCAGGCATTTCTGTCTGAGAGTGTTCTGCAAATTATTTGGCTCCCATGTTGCCCCGATTATTCCATAACTTGGCATTGGAGAGCATTCAGCGGACCTCTAATTATATTTATCTAgacaaaataaacagcagagaCAGGATGTCTGACCTGGTTTAAACTGATTTCAGAGTGCAAAATGAATATTCAGCCCAAAAGCACCCGGAGAAAACCATCATTTTATAATATTCCTTCTAACAATTTCAATGCAATGCCCTTCACTTGTAATACAAACATGAAataagcactttgagtgctcaagtagagtagaaaaacACTATATAAGAAATGGTTCATTACTATTACCAATAAACGTAAAGGTGTTTATTCGTTATTAGTTTAGCCTGAGTGTGTCTTTTAAAGCAACTTTCACAAAGATCAGGCAACATTTAGTAACCAGTCAGTGCAAAATCCTACGAATTCAAGTGTTCACAAGCTTTTTTGTCACTAACTAACTAAGTGCTGGTCAGTTTGTGAAGCTTGAAGATTAGATTGCCAGAATCTAATCTACAAGCGAAGAATTTCATACCAGTGCTTTCTGCTTTTTtggcaaacattaaaaaaaatgctgtgtcAGAAAGTGGGTGTTGCTGTGGGAGGGAGTGGACAGGGGTTGCATTTAGATATCTGGGGAACTGTGCACAGAAGCCTGTGTGAGAAACAAGGTGCCAATCAAAATTGCAGAGCAGCACACTTCTCACTTCCCCTTTTCATGACCAGTACCACCACGCAGTGATTAAAATGATCCCTCAGCTCTTTCTACATGACACTGCTGGCCTGCATTTTCACAGCTTTTGAGTGTTTTTTCCAAACATCAGCACAACACTCATAGGACCAGTTAACAGACATCGTAACAGCAGGGTTTTGTCGAAGGGAGTGGCTGCTCCCACATCTACAGACAAGTTTAGAGTCTTTGACATGTAAATCTGCATGTAAGACGAGagatcaaaataaaagaaatgaagcCAGAAGCAATGCACCAAAGGCTCGCTGGAAGCCAAAGGTGCAGGGGCTTGCTTAGACTTAgagctctttattgtcattgtgtggtttcttgcacagcgaaattgggtagttggaccacaaaggtgcaaagtaaagaaaagaaaacaatatacaatgagggggaaaaaaataaaaagcaatatatatgtatacatatatgtgagTGAACTATATACATGGTGTATGCATAGGAACATTGAAACAGAAACATTGTGGGGCTGTATACAAGAgcagtaatataatataataaataaataagggtgGAGGGGCCATGGTCATTTAGGGTGGGGATGGTAATTCCACTGAGACCAAAATATTGCACAAAGAccaaaaatattgcacataCTAAAGATATTGCACATGAGCCAAAAATGTTGCACAGAACATGGAAAGACTGAGATATAGCACATAATTGATCGATAGCAGCAACAGAGTGGTTGTTTTGGAGAAGTCTGTTCACACACTCTTTGCATCAAGAGTGCTATACCTCTGAAACAGGGGTGGGCTATTAatattgcccacccctgctttatTATAGCAACTTTTAATGCACAAACGCATTACATTAGATACACATGCATTAACTGGatgcatattttttaaatttttatgatatatgtaaatacagaaaaaaacctgTCTTGTATTTTATGCCACAACGTAATACTTAAAGAAGCCATTTTTGTGACTATAGCTTTAATCTATGAATAAAACAATGACAGACTGGATCATTAATGATTGACATAACAGCTCACTGTTCTGTGTGACCTTTTGAACAGTAGATCATATCAAAGCATTCAAGCCCTGCAGCCCAGTAGTTGCAGTGTCAATTGTATGGCCACAACACACGGAAATGTTCCTTCACAAAGACAGACATGCACAAAACACATCAACATGACTGCAGTGACCTCCGTTAGGTCTACTCATTAACACTGAATGCCAAACCTGAACACACTGGCCTGTCCCTGACCTGAACTCTAACTACGCAGGACGTCTACAATAGAATTTTAATTTCAGTACCACCTCTATACTTCAGGTATAGAaattaggaagaaaaaaactaaagggACTTTGACCAGGGGAGAGTGAATGTCAAACATACAGGCTGAgagcacaaacatacacacatgcaccttCCACATGTATGCAAATGGACACGGAGCTTTTAGAGGGTCCAATTTAGAAATTTAAATGGATTCACAAAGTTTAAAAACTTCAttaaagtttttattattttcatggaCATATAAAAGCATAAAGATTTGTCATTCTTGACAAATTTATTTGAGTCATACGGAGAAAAATAGTATAGTACTTTAGACCTCAAATCTCTTCATCTGTTGGTTTTATGCAGTTCTAGATCCACTGTGATCTGTAATGCACATGCAATAAGACATACTGTTGAACCtgcacttattttatttttatctcaaCCGCTTCAACATGTTTTCTAAATAGATGGTCTATTAAATCGGAACTTTTGCTTACTTGAATTAAAGGTGTGTTATTATGCAATTGTTTTACTGCTCTGGCCCATTTGAGATCAAACTGCTTATATGTGGTCCATTAACTAAACAGAGTTTGACACCCCCTGCTTTTAACTGCAACGTGGAACTAAATGGTATGAAACACTGCCGCCTTCTGGTCTAACTTGGATTTATCCACATGGCCACACTGAGTGCAATCATGCTGTTAAATCCTTTTAAACCAATTTAGCATAAATTAGCTTTCTCATTACTGGTATGAGAAAGTCCTAGACTTAGCCTAGTCCACAGTGATATAAACTGATTTCTTAAAGTAAGATTTGGGACTAAATTAAAGCTTAAATTGAAGCTCACAAGAGATTTTTTCCTcagatttgtgctgtttttctaaGATAACCATTAATGTCACCAGCTAGACAATGTCTTGCTGACAGAAGTGAGCCATTGCTGCAGTTTTTGGAAACTGAAGGAAATTCTGCAGCcatttttacactttttgaATCCAAGCTTTCGTCTGTGAGAATCGCCTGTCCCAGTTTTTAACTTTTCACAGAGAATCTGGACCTGTGACTCCCAGGAGTTACAGGTTACAAAGACTGAATACATACACCAAAAAATGCCTTTCTATTTCAGATTCTGAGGAATCACAAAAAGTGGTTTCTACAAATCTCCACGACATATGCACTGATCAGATAAAGTTTTCAAATAATGTTGTGCAGTGGAAAAGTAAAATTCACCATACCCCTTGTTTCCTAAACTAAGACTAATGTAGACTTACTTAGACTCTTTTGGCTTTGGGTTTCTTGAAAGGCACTATATAAATCTAGGCTATTATTGTTCATCTCTGTATACACAGTTTGAAAGTGGAGAGAATAACTGAACGTTGCTCAATGACAGTACGGTTAGAGGTTTTGTTTGCACCATACTTGCACCCAACGGTGGTACAGCCAGGCTCGTGTTTTCATTAGGGTTTCCAGTGCCTTTGCAAATCCCTTCAGTTCAAGCCAAAAAGATGACACATTGTCATCAGCGCCACACCTTTTTTCATGGCTATCTAAAGCAGAAGGGGTGCCCATATCTCCCAACAATCCATCAGCTGCCTAATACCACACAGAAGGACACAGAGATGTTTCTGCATTGTGCCACTTTTAGTAGGAATCTACCTTTCCATCCTTTtgttcagaccacagttatGAAGAAATAAAGTGTACACTAGAAGTAAAATTTTCTATTTCATCTGGAATCCTCCATAAAAAGAAAAGGCATCCAGCACAagatattaaaatatttctttcataCGTTTTGGTTTTGATATGACATGTAAGAAAGTCATGTATCTCCCTATCACATCTTCATGTCCACTTTAGCATATATGCATGAATTTCAGTAGCTAGTCTTTCATGGTTACTGGGCCTTTTATGGTGACCAGTACTGATAGATATTGCTACCCCTTGCTTCCAAGGATGTGGAGGGTAAACTACCTTATATGTCTTCAGTTTTCTCCATAGTACACTTTCcttgaaagagaaagaaaagttcatataaatgtaaaaataataataataataatcaaaaatgTAGATAAAAGTTCAAATCAGAggagacaaacaaataaaagtttGAAAGGAGAAAAGGGAAAGGCCAAAGGAGAACTTCTTACATA comes from the Oreochromis aureus strain Israel breed Guangdong linkage group 18, ZZ_aureus, whole genome shotgun sequence genome and includes:
- the LOC116316220 gene encoding aquaporin-1-like, with product MTEVKSWAFWRAVAAEFVGMLLFILIGLSSIVGIGLGNDKNQMIAQEVKVSLAFALAIATLAQSLGHISGAHLNPAVSLGLLVNCQISALRCVFYILAQMLGAVAASAIVNGYKPGESLGVNALNVSVRAGFAIEFFATLQLVLCIIAVTDKRRTDVTGSAPLAIGLSVGLGHLTAISFTGCGINPARSFGPALILGKMKNHWVYWLAPMCGGIAASLIYDFLLYPQTRNFRSRIGILVHGPQEEYVERIGEENNSPGPSHWPKQ